The Streptomyces sp. NBC_01775 genome includes a region encoding these proteins:
- a CDS encoding polyribonucleotide nucleotidyltransferase, whose translation MENETHYAEAVIDNGAFGTRTIRFEAGRLAQQAAGSAVAYLDDDTMVLSATTASKNPKDQLDFFPLTVDVEERMYAAGKIPGSFFRREGRPSEDAILTCRLIDRPLRPSFKKGLRNEIQVVETIMALNPDHLYDVVAINAASCSTQLAGLPFSGPIGGTRVALIKGQWVAFPTHTELEDAVFDMVIAGRVLEDGDVAIMMVEAEATEKTIELVKGGVEAPTEEVVAAGIDAAKPFIKVLCKAQAELAAKAAKATGEFPIFLDYQDDVLEALSTAVRDELAQALTIAGKQERESELDRVKALAAEKLIPQFEGREKEISAAYRSLTKTLVRERVIKEKKRIDGRGVTDIRTLGAEVEAIPRVHGSALFERGETQILGVTTLNMLRMEQQLDTLSPVTRKRYMHNYNFPPYSTGETGRVGSPKRREIGHGALAERALVPVLPTREEFPYAIRQVSEALGSNGSTSMGSVCASTMSLLNAGVPLKAPVAGIAMGLISQEVEGETHYVTLTDILGAEDAFGDMDFKVAGTKQFVTALQLDTKLDGIPASVLAAALKQARDARLHILDVMNEAIDVPDEMSPNAPRIITVKIPVDKIGEVIGPKGKMINQIQEDTGADITIEDDGTIYIGAADGPAAEAARATINGIANPTMPEVGERYLGTVVKTTTFGAFVSLLPGKDGLLHISQIRKLAGGKRVENVEDVLGVGQKVQVEIAEIDQRGKLSLIPVMDESEAGSEDSEAGEPEDESAK comes from the coding sequence GTGGAGAACGAGACCCACTACGCCGAGGCCGTCATCGACAACGGCGCTTTCGGCACCCGGACCATCCGCTTCGAGGCGGGCCGCCTTGCCCAGCAGGCCGCCGGCTCCGCCGTGGCGTACCTGGACGACGACACCATGGTGCTGTCGGCCACGACCGCGTCCAAGAACCCCAAGGACCAGCTCGACTTCTTCCCCCTGACGGTGGACGTCGAGGAGCGGATGTACGCCGCCGGCAAGATCCCCGGTTCCTTCTTCCGGCGCGAGGGCCGCCCCTCCGAGGACGCGATCCTCACCTGCCGCCTGATCGACCGCCCCCTGCGCCCGTCCTTCAAGAAGGGCCTGCGCAACGAGATCCAGGTCGTCGAGACGATCATGGCTCTCAACCCCGACCACCTCTACGACGTGGTCGCCATCAACGCCGCCTCCTGCTCCACGCAGCTGGCGGGCCTTCCCTTCTCCGGCCCGATCGGCGGCACCCGTGTCGCCCTGATCAAGGGCCAGTGGGTCGCGTTCCCGACCCACACGGAGCTGGAGGACGCCGTCTTCGACATGGTCATCGCCGGCCGTGTCCTGGAGGACGGCGACGTCGCGATCATGATGGTCGAGGCCGAGGCCACCGAGAAGACCATCGAGCTGGTCAAGGGCGGTGTCGAGGCCCCCACCGAGGAGGTCGTCGCCGCCGGTATCGACGCTGCCAAGCCCTTCATCAAGGTGCTGTGCAAGGCCCAGGCCGAGCTCGCCGCCAAGGCGGCCAAGGCCACCGGCGAGTTCCCGATCTTCCTGGACTACCAGGACGACGTCCTCGAGGCCCTCTCCACCGCCGTCCGCGACGAGCTGGCCCAGGCCCTCACCATCGCGGGCAAGCAGGAGCGCGAGAGCGAGCTGGACCGCGTCAAGGCGCTGGCCGCCGAGAAGCTGATCCCGCAGTTCGAGGGCCGCGAGAAGGAGATCTCCGCCGCGTACCGCTCGCTGACCAAGACCCTGGTGCGCGAGCGCGTCATCAAGGAGAAGAAGCGCATCGACGGCCGCGGCGTCACGGACATCCGTACGCTCGGTGCCGAGGTCGAGGCCATCCCGCGGGTGCACGGCTCGGCGCTCTTCGAGCGCGGCGAGACCCAGATCCTGGGCGTCACGACGCTGAACATGCTCCGCATGGAGCAGCAGCTGGACACCCTCTCGCCGGTGACCCGCAAGCGGTACATGCACAACTACAACTTCCCGCCCTACTCCACCGGTGAGACCGGCCGCGTCGGCTCCCCCAAGCGTCGCGAGATCGGCCACGGAGCGCTCGCCGAGCGCGCGCTCGTGCCGGTGCTGCCGACGCGCGAGGAGTTCCCGTACGCGATCCGTCAGGTCTCCGAGGCGCTCGGGTCCAACGGCTCGACGTCCATGGGCTCGGTCTGCGCCTCCACCATGTCGCTGCTGAACGCCGGTGTGCCGCTGAAGGCCCCCGTCGCCGGTATCGCCATGGGTCTCATCTCCCAGGAGGTCGAGGGCGAGACCCACTACGTCACCCTCACCGACATCCTCGGTGCGGAGGACGCCTTCGGTGACATGGACTTCAAGGTCGCCGGCACCAAGCAGTTCGTGACCGCGCTCCAGCTCGACACCAAGCTCGACGGCATCCCCGCCTCGGTCCTGGCCGCCGCGCTGAAGCAGGCCCGTGACGCGCGTCTGCACATCCTGGACGTCATGAACGAGGCCATCGACGTCCCGGACGAGATGTCCCCGAACGCCCCGCGGATCATCACCGTCAAGATCCCGGTGGACAAGATCGGTGAGGTCATCGGCCCCAAGGGCAAGATGATCAACCAGATCCAGGAGGACACCGGCGCCGACATCACGATCGAGGACGACGGCACCATCTACATCGGTGCCGCCGACGGCCCGGCCGCCGAGGCCGCGCGCGCCACGATCAACGGCATCGCCAACCCGACGATGCCCGAGGTCGGCGAGCGCTACCTGGGCACGGTCGTGAAGACGACCACCTTCGGCGCGTTCGTCTCCCTGCTGCCCGGCAAGGACGGTCTGCTGCACATCTCGCAGATCCGCAAGCTCGCCGGCGGCAAGCGCGTGGAGAACGTCGAGGACGTTCTCGGCGTCGGCCAGAAGGTCCAGGTCGAGATCGCCGAGATCGACCAGCGCGGCAAGCTCTCCCTCATCCCCGTCATGGACGAGAGCGAGGCGGGCTCCGAGGACTCCGAGGCCGGCGAGCCCGAGGACGAGTCCGCGAAGTGA
- the rpsO gene encoding 30S ribosomal protein S15: MSSLDAATKKQIMSEFATKEGDTGSPEVQVALLSRRISDLTEHLKLHKHDHHSRRGLLLLVGQRRRLLQYLAKKDIQRFRALVERLGIRRGAAGAR; the protein is encoded by the coding sequence GTGTCGTCTCTCGACGCCGCGACGAAGAAGCAGATCATGTCCGAGTTCGCCACCAAGGAGGGTGACACCGGCTCCCCCGAGGTTCAGGTGGCGCTGCTCTCCAGGCGGATCAGCGACCTGACCGAGCACCTGAAGCTCCACAAGCACGACCACCACTCGCGTCGTGGTCTGCTGCTCCTGGTCGGTCAGCGCCGCCGCCTGCTTCAGTACCTCGCGAAGAAGGACATCCAGCGCTTCCGTGCCCTGGTCGAGCGCCTCGGCATCCGCCGCGGCGCGGCCGGCGCCCGCTAG
- the eccD gene encoding type VII secretion integral membrane protein EccD, which translates to MSTTASAAATGPGSGPGAGGASGAAGAPRPAAGAALDTGFCRVTIVAPDSRIDVALPEDIPVADIYPEILRLSGQSPAEGAPVGYHLVRRDGTVLDSSRSFVAQRILDGEVLSLRPFAESLPPAVFDDVSDAVASAVTRDRKLWGDSMMRAAGLIGGGALLALMAVVLWFSDPAGHDMHGLSGILAAVTGVLLTALSAVRARVYDDRPTTIALGLGALPHIMVAGSGLLPLEDGQGIGRLQFLLGCVAVLLISSILIALTPNGDGPFVAAAFTSTIGTLVTFISIVTDIRPVETASICAPLAVGILAFLPGLSTRFARLPIGFETTRSATSDYDTDPDAAPETQGAIDAERIAAQARRGHEMLVGLVGGCAAVVTVSCAALSFSGSGWGQLLTLMTGVAMLLRARLFRYTSQVSCSLVAGLAALVLLGVGLAGDFPAEGGSLRTVWLTAALAGAAALIIGIGLAVPNKGVTPFWGRFVEILETFVLLTLVPLCLAVMNVYSAARSLTS; encoded by the coding sequence GTGAGTACGACGGCTTCCGCCGCGGCCACAGGACCCGGCAGTGGACCGGGTGCCGGAGGAGCCTCGGGAGCGGCCGGAGCGCCGCGCCCGGCGGCCGGAGCCGCCCTGGACACCGGATTCTGCCGGGTGACCATCGTCGCGCCCGACAGCCGCATCGACGTCGCCCTGCCCGAGGACATCCCGGTCGCCGACATCTACCCGGAGATCCTCCGGCTGTCGGGACAGAGCCCCGCCGAGGGAGCCCCGGTCGGCTATCACCTGGTGCGCCGCGACGGCACCGTCCTGGACAGCTCCCGCTCCTTCGTGGCCCAGCGGATCCTCGACGGCGAGGTGCTCAGCCTCCGCCCGTTCGCCGAGTCCCTGCCGCCCGCCGTCTTCGACGACGTCTCCGACGCCGTGGCCTCCGCCGTCACCCGGGATCGCAAGCTGTGGGGCGACAGCATGATGCGCGCCGCCGGCCTCATCGGCGGGGGAGCGCTGCTGGCCCTCATGGCGGTGGTGCTGTGGTTCTCCGACCCGGCCGGGCACGACATGCACGGCCTGTCGGGCATCCTGGCCGCCGTCACCGGCGTGCTGCTGACCGCGCTGTCCGCCGTGCGCGCCCGCGTCTACGACGACCGGCCCACCACCATCGCGCTCGGCCTCGGCGCCCTGCCGCACATCATGGTCGCCGGCAGCGGCCTGCTGCCCCTGGAGGACGGGCAGGGCATCGGCAGGCTCCAGTTCCTGCTCGGCTGTGTGGCCGTGCTGCTGATCTCCTCGATCCTGATCGCCCTCACTCCCAACGGCGACGGCCCCTTCGTCGCCGCCGCCTTCACCTCGACCATCGGCACGCTGGTCACCTTCATCTCGATCGTGACCGACATCCGCCCCGTCGAGACCGCCTCCATCTGCGCCCCGCTCGCCGTCGGCATCCTCGCCTTCCTGCCGGGCCTGTCCACCCGCTTCGCGCGGCTGCCCATCGGCTTCGAGACGACGCGCAGCGCGACGAGCGACTACGACACCGACCCCGACGCGGCCCCCGAGACCCAGGGCGCGATCGACGCCGAGCGCATCGCGGCGCAGGCCAGGCGCGGCCACGAGATGCTCGTCGGCCTCGTCGGCGGCTGCGCGGCGGTGGTCACCGTCTCCTGCGCCGCGCTCAGCTTCTCCGGCTCCGGCTGGGGCCAGCTGCTCACCTTGATGACCGGCGTCGCCATGCTGCTGCGCGCCCGCCTCTTCCGCTACACCTCGCAGGTCAGCTGCTCCCTGGTCGCGGGTCTCGCCGCGCTCGTACTGCTCGGCGTCGGCCTTGCCGGGGACTTCCCCGCGGAGGGCGGCTCGCTGCGCACCGTGTGGCTGACCGCCGCGCTCGCCGGGGCCGCCGCCTTGATCATCGGGATCGGTCTGGCCGTCCCCAACAAGGGCGTGACCCCCTTCTGGGGCCGCTTCGTGGAGATCCTGGAGACCTTCGTCCTGCTCACGCTGGTCCCGCTGTGCCTGGCGGTGATGAACGTCTACTCGGCCGCCCGCAGTCTCACCAGCTAG